Genomic DNA from Paenibacillus sp. MBLB1832:
AGCGCATATTTATAAAATTTTCATTTGCAATACGCTTACTAATAAAAAAAGCTTACCTTTAATGAATCCAGGTAAGCAAACTGCTGTTCGATCTGGATGAAGCATAAATATAATGGAATATTCATGGTCAGTTTGAGGTATTTATCTTTACTACCCAATATACCTAAATAACTTCCCCGCATCATTAAGTCCATTTTTACTGGCTGTACTTAATACATGGTTGTAATACTCTACCTTATCGATAAACATGATGAATTTTTCTTTCGCTCTTGTTACACAGACATAATGATTTTGCATATTCTCATTATTTTGAATATCATAATAACGAGCAAAACTAATCACCTGATCAAACTCTAATCCTTTTGATGCAAAAACCGTCATTACTTTATGTTTTTTGTCCAACATTTGAAAAGCCATTTCAAATTGTGGATCGCATACACTTTGGCAAAACTTTGTTATTTCCTCTGCACCAATTTTAACTCCCAAGTAACTTGCCAAACTACTTATTATTTCAACTATTTTTCCGACAACTAAATTTTCTGATTTCTTTAAGCCACTAATGATTCTATTAACCTCAGCTTTTGTCTGGGTTCTTTCGTCATTACCTATTTTCTCCAAGAAGTCATAAATTGTGTATGCTGCGTTTTTAGTGAACATAGCAAGCTCTTTTAAAAGAAATCCATTTGGCAACCCTTCATCAATAGGAGTCCTCGGAATAAATACAAAATCGTAACCGTTGCTATTTAAGAATTCGGCTATTCTCTTTGCATCATTATTAACATTTGAGATGATAGTTATTTCTTTATTAAGATCAATAGTATTGTCATCAATTAATTGAGAAAATGAAATGGGGAAATGAGTAAAATGTCTATTTTGATATTCTTTTAAGATGACATTACTCACTATATCATTTTGATTCTCAAAGTATGGCGGATTATGAAACAAATTTGCGTAGTTCTCAATATCTTTATGACATCTAAAGTTTGTGACCAATTCATAACTACTGAATTTCTCTTTCGCTAACAATTCAAAAATGTTACTCATTGCCCCGCGCCACATATAAATTGCCTGTTTGGAATCACCAACGATAAAGATTTTTAAATTCAGTTCATTTTTCAAAAACATAAAAAATCGATGCATGTCTTGATCCGAATCTTGATATTCATCAATAAAGATAGTTCTATATTTTGATGTGAGGTATTCCTGCGCGGGTACTGATTTTTTTATTATTGCTAGCGCAAGTTTAAATTTAAAGTTCTGTTTGTTATCTTCAAAAGTCCCAAGAATATTTTTTCTTTTGAGTTGCTCCAATCCTTGATTAGCAGTTGTGAATTTATATTGAGTTCCATATTCAACAGAGTAATCACCTAAACATTCTGGGCCAAACGCGTCTCTTATAAAGGGTCTAGTGATTTCATTTTCAACAAAGGAGTCATTTGTCATAACAACAAATGGCTTTTTTATAGACTGCTGAGCTTTCTTTTTAATTTCCTCAGTTGCTCTAATAGTAAAAGTAATTGCTGCAATTGTTCTATGATCCGTTATTTTATTTATTTCAATGCCCATTTTCTTTACCATTATTGTAGTTTTTCCAGAACCAGCGCTTGCCGAAACCAAAATACTTTTATCGTCTTCTAGAATGTTATTCCTAGCTTCTTGGTCAACCAATTCCAATCTCATCATCTGCCATCACCAACTTTCTTAATGCTTTAAACAAAGGATGCCTAATAACATTTAAGCAATCTTCTTTTGATAATTGGTTTGTTAGTTCGATCATATTAATCAGTTTATGATCCTGTAGGTATTTTATTGATTCAGCGCCCAAGACAGTCTCCATTGTTCCACCAATAGCCTCATATAAGTCATGTTCTAAATCGATTTTTGATAAGTAGATATCATTTTCATTTAATAACTCAATTTGAGGTTTATACTGTTGAAATAGTTCCAGCTTTTTCTCTTTGATCATCCGCTCTTTTTCACGTTCTTTAAATGCTTTTTTCCCTTCATCATTTACTTTGAAGTAATCTATTTCAACTGCTTCTAAGGAGACTTCATTTTCTATATTACATTTCAAAAGATTCAAACATCTCTGAATACCTATTAAATCAAATGTTGTAGGCTGATTTCTTTTGGATTTTAAATCGTTGTCCGTTTTTACTATTACGGAAATATTCAATCCCTGCAACACTTTTACATACGGCTTAAATTTAATTCCACTAACGTCTAATAAAAATCCGCCATCTAACTCATAGGTGGGATTTACTTCCTCTAATACTTTTTCAAACAGTACTTTTTCTGAAGGACCTTCTACTAACAAAACTTTATCTGCAAATAAAGCTGTTGATAGAGAACGATTAAGTTCCTTTTTAACATTTTTATATTCATCATCTACTCGATAAATATAAGATTCACATGTTGTACCACTTTGTGAATACACCCTTATTAGAGAGGCATTATCCATCTCGTAAAGTAATTCTGATGAATGTGTTGATAAGAAGAAATAATTATAAACTTTTGAACTAAACAATTGCTTTGATAGGGCAATTTGCATTGATCTATGTAAACTATTTTCCGGTTCCTCAATTAAATAAATAATAATCTTGTTTCCTTCTTGCAGTTGTATTAAGTGATTTAATAACGAATATGCTAATATTTTTTTTCTTCCGTCGCCGGAAGTTGGATAAATATTATCATCATTATCTCTTTTAATATAAGGAATTAGATTTCCAAAATATCCGTTAATTGATAATTCAGACTTCATTTCAATATTTATATCCTCGTTTTTTAACTTCTTATATTCATCTGTAATAGTCTTCTGGAAACTTTGTATTACATTCATACTACTAATCTTAAGGTTTAATTTGGCAGCTAGTTCTTTTATATCATTGGAAATAGCGATATCCGATTCGTCAAGTTTTGTTTGATTAAATAGCCTATTACGGTTTTTCGAAAAAGTTTTTTCTAGATCTATTGTTGGATCGACATATACAATTTTAAATAGATTATCAAGACTACTAAAAATCCCATTCTGACTAATTTCAATTAAATCCATCAAATTATTTCCCCAATAAATTTTAGGTATCCCAACCTCTTCACTTTTATCGTATTCACCTTGAATTTGAAAATAGAAATTATCTAAATCATCAGTTGACCTAGCACCGCCAACTTTAGAGATAATATGTTTAGAATCATCATTGTTAGCTCTATCTGATAAGTCTACACCTAATGTTATCTTGATGGTCTCATCTGTGTTATTTTTATAATAATCCGATGCCTTGAATCCATTTTTGCGTATCTCTTTATCTAGTAAAAATCTTAGTGCAAACATAAAATTGGTTTTCCCTACATCATTCATACCAAAAATAACATTTTGATTGGTCAAATTCACTTCTACTCTTTCAAAATTCCGGAAATTTTCTATCTCAAGGCTTATTAATTTCAAATAACTTCCCCCCACAATTTTCCCTCAAAATCCCAACACTTTCCTACAAATAGTATCATATTCCTACAAAGTTTAATTAAGAAAAACAAGAATCAGTGCCTTAGAACTAGTTTTTTAAAGTAATAATCTAAGAATGTTGGATACAAGAAGTTTATTATAAAGCAATTCAAACCTATCACGCCCCACCACTTACCTTATATCAAGAGAAAACAAAAACAGCGATACCGTTCATCGCTGCTATTTAGTAACCAATATGTGGATTAATAAAGACATCCAAGTTGTATGACTAGGTAATGCCTACATGTTATTCGTTAAATCTTTTGATTATTAGGGCACAATTCGGTGTATATCCAAGCATAATTATACATTTATCACTAATTACGAAATATATTTCTCAATAACCTGAAAAACTTTCTCAGTAATTATGACACCACACAACAAGAAGAATGTGGTATTCCATAATTAATTAGAAAACGGAGCCCGCAAACCCGCGGCGTTCCGTTTTTGTTGTTCCGTAATTTGTTAGAAATTAAACTTAGGCGAAGCAAAAACTATGTTTTGTTCCAGAATTAGTTGGAAAAAATATTGACGTAATATTATTGCATATACAACAATATACAATCCACAATATTGCTGGTAATTATTCGTTGTATGGCATATTTTAATATAACGTTATCTTCCTTATTTGGTTCTATTTATATGTTGTGAGACCATTCAGACTGCGCAGCAGCTGGCGATGCTGAAAAATCCACAAAGGATTTAACTTAAAGCTAGTACTTCTTTGGGTTTATCAAAAGACATCATTCTAATATTTAACCCCTCAAGCTTCTCATCGACAATAATTCTTCCATATTTATTCTCAACTTCATGAGTAATAAGAAACACTAATTCTTTCTTGGATCTTGTCAGAGCTACATATAAGTAATTAAGGGTTTTATTCTGATCTTTTTTTATCTGAAACAGATATTCTGCTAAGTCCGTTGTAAGTATAAATAAACATTTGCCCCCCTCTAATCCTTTAATGCTATCAATTGAGTTCACAAGTATTCCTATGTTTAAATGAGCTTCACGATTTATTTTTAGTTGTTCCCCCAATTTCCCCATATCTTGACGAGTCAATTCAATTGATAATGATTTTTGCAGTTTTGAAAAAATTGCACTGTTACTTTCTTTATTTAAATCTTTCAAAACATTCTTTACTAAAATAAATACCAATTTATCTATATCAGTATCAACAGTAGTAGTTCTTTTTACTATTTGCCGTATTTCATAAGTTAAATTACTTAGAGTTTCATTTCTATCATTTGCATGAGTTATAAATCTGTCATTTTTCTTTGAAATATATACATAATCCCAATCAGACTCTTTTACAAAGTCATGGATCTCTTCCTTTACTATCTCACTTTCATAAACATAGCTTAAAGTTCCAAAGTCTGCTTTTTGAGGCAACTGCCTCTGCATTATTGGAATATATGTATTTGCTAAATTAACATGTGAAATTGGGCATCTATTATTTTCAGGCTTATATTCAACATGTTCTTGATACTTATTAACTAATTCATTTAATGCATTCCTCCCCCGTAAATCTTGCTTCGGATCCCCTACAAGATATGTATTAATACCTTTACTATGTAATACTTCAATAATCTTTCCAAAATGATTGTCTATGTCCTGTGCTTCATCTATAAAAACAGAGTCTAGATATTTCAAAATAATTTGTAAAATTCTCTCGCGTTTTTTAATCGTCTCACTTCGATCTCCTGTTTTTCTAGAAACGACCCATTTAGCAGCTTCAGTGATCTTTTCTACATGGATTATTTTATTATCTACCAGTTCTTTTATTTTCATAGCTCTGTAACCTGGATTATCAGATAATTTAATTTGTGATACTTTGTTAAACTGTTGTCCGTAAAGCAAATGATAAAACGGGAAAATTAATTCCCTTAATAAGAAAGCATGAGATGTTTCTACAAAAACCTTCCTAGGAAGACTACCATACAATTCGGTAATCTTCTCCCTAATCCGGTTTCTAGCGCTATTTGTGTATGTGATTACATAAATTACTTTTCCATTATTTCTCTCTTTTAGCCTATCTAATACTTTTTGAGCCATTGAAGTTGTCTTACCTGCGCCTGCACCAGCTACTACAATTTTCATTCCTTCTCCCCATCCCGAAGGAATTTTATTACTTTACTAATGTGCTGAGGCAATTCAACACTCGCCAATTCTCCCTTTCCAAAATCTTTACAAAATTGAAGCATTGTATTCGCTTTAGAATTTCTCCACTTATCAGAGAGTTCCTCTGCCGTTTTGAAGTCTGGCCATCCATGATTATTTATAAAATATTCTTTTAGTTTTTCAAAATTATCTGAAGTACTTACAAACTCAGGTTCTAGCGTATACTCAGTTGTTGTAGTTACATAAATATTACTATACTTATTATAGGCTTCATGTGTTTTTTGAGCATTCGGCTCATTATCGTAATCTCTTATAATTCCAATTCGGTTGGATAAATTTTCATTTACCTTCAACCAAATATCTAACATTTTTGTAAAACCTTTATGTAAGGAAATAACCTCGATATCATTTAAAACATTAGCTTGTGAACTCAAATATGATTTTATTAACATTTCCTCTGATGTACCTTCCACTAGTATACATCTTCGAGAAAATAAAAATTTTAGAAAATCTAAATTAGGCTTTTTAGCCAAATAACCCAGTTGTTCTTCATCGAGCTCGGATTTAAGAGAAAAGCCATTCCCCTCTGAAACAACCGTTACATTTTCCAATTCTAATTTATTTAAAAACTCTGAACTATGAGTTGAAATAAATAATTGTAATTGTTTAGTAGAACTGAGAATGGAGTTAATGAAACTAGCAAGAAGATGCTCATTACTTTTACATAAATGTGCCTCTGGTTCTTCAATAGTTAATATATTCAGCGCAATGTCTGACTTAAGTTCTAGTGAATTCATCATCACCAATAGATAAATTAAATTTCTATATCCTAATCCTTGTGTATTTAAATATTCCTCTCCAAAACCAAGTCGTACATTATTTAAAAGTGAACTCATACTCGGCATATTCGGAAGTAAATTGATTTTTTCAAAAAACTCCTTTGCATTCTCCAATTTCGAATAATCCTGCCAATTAAATACATTTTCTAAATTACTAATTTTTTTTAGTTCTTCAAAAAAAGTTTCATATGATTTCTCTACTTCTACTTTCTGTACCTCTGAAAGTTTATTGTGTAGAAGGTTTACTAATGCTTTTGAGCCTAGTTGAGTATTTTTATTAGAAAATTCATCTCGCTCGGCAGCTAAAGCATTATACCTAAAATTAGCTAAATCATTGAATGTAACAGGCTCATTAGTCAAAGGAATTAAAATTGAGTATTTGAAAAGTTCAATAGGAAGTAAATTCATCTTTATTTTATCTATTGAATCATTTTCACTTAATATTTTTGATACATGTGCAAATAATTTTATAGGATTGTCTATATCATATTGGTATTTTATCGTATATTGTGGTGCTTCTTGATTGATTGAGTTTATCCACTTTCGGACATAGTATTCATCAGTTCCCTCAGGGGTAAAACTAACTTCAACTTTTACAAATGGTATAACTTTAATAAATTCATTTACGTCTACGGTGCCATTCTTAAATTGATCTATATTTTCAATAATGAACTCAAAATATTTCGTTTTAGTTGAATTATTGATGTCATGCCATCCTAAATTTTTGTTTATACTGCCAATTTCATCATTGAAAAAAGGTAATGTAATCGCCTTAAGCAAGTTACTTTTGCCACTATTATTTTCACCTATAAAGATAGTGAGTCTATTCAACTCGATGTTTATATCTTTTAAATTTCTAAAATTTTGGATATGTATTTTTGAAATTTTCATTCCTGAATTCCTTTCATACTTATACTTTGAGTAATAATCTGAACTCATTATCGTAAACTAGGAACTAATACTACCTTTCTTCCTTTACTCCCAATGTTTAACATTCAATTTTCGACAAATACTAGGTATTTCCTCCTGTTTCCAAAATCAATAAGGAAGTTTTAATCTTTATAAAGAGTATTGGAAAATCTGTGCACGGCTAAAGGTTTATTTCAATCATTTATAAAAGACTAAAAACACAAAAAACTGACACCTGTAATTTACTGACGGGAGAATAGTAATCTCTAATCTTTTATCTGCCGCGGCAACTAAAAGATTATGTACTACAGGGTGAACAAAAGAGGCTACCGCTAAATTTTCGGTAGCCATTTTACTTTTCATTCTTATTTTCACTACAAACTGGTAGTTGAAAATTACATCTATACACTATCTCTATACAGTAAACTTAAAGTTACTGCTGGATCTGTTTAATGAACTCTCTAAAAAAAAGGTTAACTTTACCAAAACCCATTATGTAACCTGCAAGAACTTCCAGATCACTTGGACAATATATCTTTAAAATATTATTGGGCCAGTCATCAGCCAACTCGTACGCTTGCAATATATTCCAGCGAAAACAATTTTCATCACCAATAAACCAGAATTTATTATCTTTTCCTTCATCATAGGTTAAATCAGTAAAACCAATTTCTCCTTTTGAATGATAGTTTAGAAACCATCTTAGTCTCTTAAGAACTAAATAAAAATCAGTTAAAACTAATCCTTTCCAAACTTCACTTTCGTAGCGAATATTATCAAACATAAGCATTGAGGAATCTCTATTCATTACATTGATACATTTGCTTTTACACAATGAAAGTTCCCTTTTACATTTACTACACTTATTAATCGTAACATCCGTGAAAGTTGTAAGCTGAAAGCAGCTTGCACAGTAATTTATCAATAATAAATTATGCTTTCTGCAGGCAATGATAGGAGCAATCATCCAATGAATACGGTGATATGATTTTTCCAACAGGCAAGCTGGACAAAATTTGCTATATTTCTGTTTTTGGGAAATATGATATCGAAGTAAACCGCAATGGTAAATATAATAGATTGAATTCCTACTATAAAAGAATTCATTTTCTTCATTTAAAAGAAGTAAAGCACTTTTCAAATCACCTACTCCTTTTTTGAAGTATAGTGAAACATGCTCTTTTATTTTATCTAAAGTAACATAGTTACTACATGCTGATCTAAACATGTAACCCTCAATCGACTCATCCTCATAAATAAACAATTGATTTTTTATATTTGACACTCGAAACCACTTATCTCCCAAACCTGTATCAATTCAAAATGTATTCCATTATGACTTTTTAATATTTTCTTTCTCCAATGCAACATCTAGATTAAACACTTTCCCATCAAAAGGATTAATCACTTTCGGCCTTGTTTCAAAAGATAACAAATCAAAACCTTCATATAAATGCTTCTCTTCTAACATGTCACTTCCAGCTCTCAATGCTTTTGATGAAGCATGCCTTATTAAGTGATAAATTGTCCTAGGCGTACCCAAACTTGCATAATAAATCTTATCAGCAAGATATGGATCAGAAATTTTTGAACTGCTTCGATCTGCAAATGGCAACTTTGCCTCGATCCCTTTAAGGTATCCACGAAATTCTATTTGTTCATCATACGTAGAATACGGAAATACATTAAACTCTTGTTTATTAGGGAATCTTTCATCCAGTTGTGCATTAGATGCAAAAATTTTCTTCGCTTTTTCCTTAATTCCACCAAAAACAATTGGTATTTTAACATCATTAGCAAATTGCTTTATCCAGTCTGCTGCTTTATATATCACTTTTTGAGTATCTGATGCGACAATATGCTGCACTTCATCGATGAGTATTACTTTTACATCAGAATCAGGTATTAATTTTTTAAGCCTTGCGGTTAATACTTTTTCAGTTCCATTTGTAAATGGATCACCCAAACGCTCCAACATTTTTGACGCTACGTTTAAAGGAGATGAATTAGAATCTAATTCCACTCTAAGTACAGGAACAGATTCATATCTCTCTGTATGGTTATTCCTTATTCGCATTTTCTTTTCCCTTGGGTATGCTGATTCATATTTTTTGAACAAAGTTGATTTTCCCGCACCTGTATCTCCCATGATGACTAAACCATCATTTAGATGATGGCAGTCATGTATCATATTGTAGAGTTCAGTAAATCGCTTATGATGAACAACGTTATTTTCAATATCAAGTAACCGTTGTTGAAGGTCCTTCTCATCGATCCTCATTCCGTTAAGGCGCTTATACACTTTATTTCCGTCCATTTCTCCACCTCCTATGCTAACATTGAAGTCTCATATGTTGGCAAATCATCATCATTATCTTGCCTTCTCTGAGCATCATTGTGCACTATTTCCATTTGTTCTACATTTACTTTTGGGGTTCCTACCACCGTAGACTCCTGTCCATTTTTTGTTTCTTTTGGTTCATTTGTAACTTTTGCTTTATTCCCTCTTTTCACTTTCAATTCGTCTTCTGTAAGTTGTCCTACATAGTGAAAAGTCTCTGGTTCTTCTGGTGCTCCAAGCATTGCATAATCATATGCTCCAAGTGCAAGACCCTCTATGATACTCGCTTCCTCTTGAAGCGTTTGCGTGTAGCCTCTACGTTTATCCTTATCTTGCTGCTTAACAACAGATTGGATATTATCAATTGCTTGAATTATATGAGTATCATCAAATTTACGTCGTTTTCGCCCTTCTGATAAACAAATTGCTTTAATTTGCTGATAAGGTATTGGAAGTGAAGGCTCCAAATCATAATGCTTCTCATACTCATTTATTCTATTCGGATCAATTTCAGCTTCAATATAACTGTAATCATATGGGTTTTGAACATATACCTTTTTGACATCAGCAAAATCAAACCTAACCAATACTTCTAAATCTTCATCTCCTTCTTGTTTCATTTTGTTCTTAAGCTGCATCAACTCTTCACTCCAAAACCATGTTTCTGAGAGTGTAACTCCTTCAGATTGAATTTTTCTCTTTTTGCTTCCACCACAAAGAGCTAATTTGATTTCTTTTTTTGTAAAAGGTAGTTCCTTAATTAAACTAGGATCTTCTGCAAATGCTCTTTCCCATATTTGGTGTGGTGTACCACCTATCCGGCTATGACTCCAGTTGTGAGAGATTAAATCAACAAAAATAATGTGGGCAATATAGTAAAAAGCTTGCAATGTAATGCATGCTTTCCCTTTAGAGTCATACATTTTTCTCTTATAGATATTAGAAAATGTTGTACCTTTTAAGGTATGGACAATATCATTAAACGTCTTTTGCCCTCGCTCCACTGTTCCTTTTTTATGCCCCGCTGAAACCTCTGGGAATAAAAGATCTATCCCAAAATTCTCACAAATATCTTCAATGTTATATGAATTGTTGGATGAAGCATTATCAATAACAAGTTCTTTGGGAATTCCATACGCGGTCCATTCATTGATTACGTCTGGGTATAGCTTCTTTAGGTAAACCTTAGGTAAAAAACAATGAAGCAAACATTGTCTAATTGCGAACGAATCCGGTGCTTCGAATGTTATATAGAAACCTAATGGATTTCCTGAAAACACATCAATTGCGTAAACCAACCAAGCTTTTTTTCTATCCATTGTTTTTGGATCAACCATAAATAGATCAATCGGTGTCCAATCCAATTCAACACGTTCAAGAGGACGGGTTGGTTTTTCAACCATTGGCTTAGAGCCGTCCCTTTCAAGCTTAGCTGCTACAGCACCTTCTCTTGCCGCTTGCTGCCGATAATAGTCCCGCTTTTCTTTAACAATACGCCAAATTGTTTGAACTGATCTAATGATTGCTTTATCATCTTCATCTCTCGTCTCATTAATTTCATTAATACCACCTTTATACATCCGATGAATGTCCCTGTATCTAATCTCTTCACCTGTATATAGTTTTTCCCCCATTATTCTTTCTAGGGATTCAATGACCTCCCCTAATGTTCTTCTCTTGTTAGGGCCAGGCTTTCTTTTTAACAGGTACCTCGCATCACCATATTGCTCCCATAATTTCTTCCAATTATAGAAACTTGCTTTGCTTACAACAATATTTTTCTCATCTTTTAGTGTTTTTAAATAATCATCCAATTTAATCTTATGAAAATAACCTTTGATCACAGGGTGAAGAACCTCAAGCTTCATATTGATCTCAGTTTCCTCATCTTCTGAAAATTCAAGATCCATTTTTATTTGATTGGCACGTTCTCCAGTATCTTTAAATGTTAAACGTTCCTCATAAAATGCAACTTCCAATTCAAAAATAGAGTAAGTTTTTCGTTGCTTATATTGTATTAAATCAACAATAATATCTTGTTTTTCTTTCCGAATAATGACATACTCCATGCCATCCATAAGAAAAAGCGTTCCTGATGAAAACTTGTTTCTAGCCATCTTCTCATCTCCTATACAACCCATACATAAGATTTTTGTGAAAGACGCTCTTTAACTACTTCAGCCTTAACTTCATGAGCATAGATGAGTTTATGTAGATTTAGCATCATCATTGATGCTTCAACAATTTCACATTGCTTGAGTAATTCCGCAATAGTTAAAGGACCATAACATATTAGAACCGTCTTAATAAATTCAGTTACAGCTGGCGTAGTTTTATGCGCTTTTACTTCAAGCAACAACTTCAAATTACTTTGAAGATAACCAATTCGAATTTGTTCCTCGGTTATAACATGAAAAGTCCAGTTTTTTTCTAGACAGAGAAGTCGTGCTGCTTCAAATTTAGCTTTATTCAGATTTGAATTCACATATTTAGTTAATTTAACCTCAATTAAAAAGTGTTGCCCGTCCTTAGTCACAATCAGGAAATCAGGAAAATATCTTCTTCTCCTGCCTTTATAATGAAATCTTATCCCTATTGGCTGAAAGGATATCTTTAATACCTTATTATCGAAATTTGCTAATCGGACATAATCCCTTTCTAGCAAGCTTTCCGTGTGTATTATTCTAAGGCTTTTAGATCTACTAATTTTACTACGATAATTTCTTCCTCGAGTTGGCCTGATCCGACGTGCAACAAGTTGAACCATAAAAAAAATCCCCCTGTTCCTGAATTACTTAGAATTAGTTTTGCCATGAATTGATTAAATTAGACCTAAACAAAGAAAACACGGAACCATATTGGTCCGTGTTTTCTTTGTTTCAACTGCCGTATTTGTCCTGCTTAACCGTCTTCATCTGCCATGCCGCAGCAAAAATTGCCTAACCCCTGAGTTCGTATTATCGTTTGGCAAGCAATTGCAGCGGACACCAGATCAGATT
This window encodes:
- a CDS encoding Mu transposase C-terminal domain-containing protein, whose translation is MARNKFSSGTLFLMDGMEYVIIRKEKQDIIVDLIQYKQRKTYSIFELEVAFYEERLTFKDTGERANQIKMDLEFSEDEETEINMKLEVLHPVIKGYFHKIKLDDYLKTLKDEKNIVVSKASFYNWKKLWEQYGDARYLLKRKPGPNKRRTLGEVIESLERIMGEKLYTGEEIRYRDIHRMYKGGINEINETRDEDDKAIIRSVQTIWRIVKEKRDYYRQQAAREGAVAAKLERDGSKPMVEKPTRPLERVELDWTPIDLFMVDPKTMDRKKAWLVYAIDVFSGNPLGFYITFEAPDSFAIRQCLLHCFLPKVYLKKLYPDVINEWTAYGIPKELVIDNASSNNSYNIEDICENFGIDLLFPEVSAGHKKGTVERGQKTFNDIVHTLKGTTFSNIYKRKMYDSKGKACITLQAFYYIAHIIFVDLISHNWSHSRIGGTPHQIWERAFAEDPSLIKELPFTKKEIKLALCGGSKKRKIQSEGVTLSETWFWSEELMQLKNKMKQEGDEDLEVLVRFDFADVKKVYVQNPYDYSYIEAEIDPNRINEYEKHYDLEPSLPIPYQQIKAICLSEGRKRRKFDDTHIIQAIDNIQSVVKQQDKDKRRGYTQTLQEEASIIEGLALGAYDYAMLGAPEEPETFHYVGQLTEDELKVKRGNKAKVTNEPKETKNGQESTVVGTPKVNVEQMEIVHNDAQRRQDNDDDLPTYETSMLA
- a CDS encoding TnsA endonuclease N-terminal domain-containing protein, which codes for MVQLVARRIRPTRGRNYRSKISRSKSLRIIHTESLLERDYVRLANFDNKVLKISFQPIGIRFHYKGRRRRYFPDFLIVTKDGQHFLIEVKLTKYVNSNLNKAKFEAARLLCLEKNWTFHVITEEQIRIGYLQSNLKLLLEVKAHKTTPAVTEFIKTVLICYGPLTIAELLKQCEIVEASMMMLNLHKLIYAHEVKAEVVKERLSQKSYVWVV